The following coding sequences lie in one Salarias fasciatus chromosome 7 unlocalized genomic scaffold, fSalaFa1.1 super_scaffold_4, whole genome shotgun sequence genomic window:
- the barhl1b gene encoding barH-like homeobox 1b, with amino-acid sequence MEASANGSSFGIDSLLSHRPGSPVSKGDSLAGECRSPLEFSPRSDVESGCSSPPSPRRECVDEVAQRQGHGGLGLPPHLQHAQISAGAQQRTVTSSFLIRDILADCKPLAACAPYSSNGQPTQEAGRLASKIADDFMEKIHSNSSSDSEYKVKEEGDREISSSRDSPQVRLKKPRKARTAFTDHQLAQLERSFERQKYLSVQDRMELAASLNLTDTQVKTWYQNRRTKWKRQTAVGLELLAEAGNYSALQRMFPSPYFYPQSLVSNLDPGAALYLYRGPSAPPPALQRPLVPRILLHGLQGGSEPPPPPPLPPMSGVLPRPAQQR; translated from the exons ATGGAGGCGTCCGCCAATGGGTCCAGTTTTGGCATCGACTCGCTGCTGTCCCACAGGCCGGGAAGTCCGGTGTCCAAAGGGGACAGCCTGGCGGGGGAGTGCCGCTCTCCGCTGGAGTTCAGCCCGAGGTCCGACGTGGAGAGCGGCTGCTCGTCGCCTCCGTCGCCGAGGAGGGAGTGCGTGGACGAGGTGGCCCAGAGGCAAGGTCACGGCGGCCTGGGCCTGCCGCCGCACCTGCAGCACGCGCAGATCTCTGCGGGTGCGCAGCAGAGGACCGTGACCTCCTCGTTCCTCATCAGGGACATCCTGGCGGACTGTAAGCCGCTGGCCGCCTGCGCGCCCTACTCCAGCAACGGACAGCCGACCCAGGAGGCCGGCCGGCTGGCCTCCAAGATCGCGGATGACTTTATGGAGAAAATCCACAGCAATTCCTCATCGGACAGTGAATATAAAG TGAAAGAGGAAGGGGACCGGGAgatctccagcagcagggacagCCCTCAGGTCCGGCTGAAGAAGCCCCGGAAGGCCCGGACGGCCTTCACGGACCACCAGCTGGCGCAGCTGGAGCGCAGCTTCGAGCGCCAGAAGTACCTGAGCGTGCAGGACCGCATGGAGCTGGCGGCCTCCCTCAACCTCACCGACACGCAGGTCAAGACCTGGTACCAGAACCGGAG gacaaagTGGAAGCGGCAGACCGCGGTGGGACTGGAGCTGCTGGCGGAGGCCGGGAACTACTCGGCCCTGCAGAGGATGTTCCCGTCCCCGTACTTCTACCCGCAGAGCCTGGTGTCCAACCTGGACCCGGGCGCGGCCCTCTACCTGTACCGGGGCCcctcggcgccgccgccggcgctgCAGAGACCGCTGGTGCCGCGGATCCTGCTGCACGGCCTGCAGGGGGGCAGCgagccgccgcccccgccgcctcTGCCCCCCATGTCCGGCGTGCTGCCCCGGCCGGCCCAGCAGCGGTGA